The DNA window CCTCAAACGAGACATCGTCGAGTACAGAATGATCACCGAACCGGACGCTGAGACTGGAAACAGCAACCGCGGGAGGAGCATGCGTCACGGGAAAGAAAAACGCGGAACGCGAAGAAAAACGAACATCAGTCGAGGCAACGCCCACCACCACGGGCTGATCCCTTGAGATGTCGCTCAGAAGATTGATGTGAGCACCGAGACACAGTGCCCGACGGTGCAAAATGGTGCTCAATGAGTCCTGCTATTGCACGACCGGGCTCACGCAAAACTCATGTTGCACGAGATTCACAAAATCGGAGGCTACGGCACATCCGTAAAACAGCTTCCGAATCGATCACGGAGCGAATTGGAAGAGCGAATCGCGCAACACCCGAGCGTTGTAGAGCATCAACTCCGCATAGGTCTCTCGCCCTTCTGTGCCGCCCAGGGGGTCAAGCGGAACCAACGGCAGCGTTGCCGACTCCGCAACCGCCTGCGCCGCACGCGCCGAAAGATGCTGCTGCGTCAGTATGCCCCGTGCCCCTGACGTCTCCGCCACCTGCACCATCGCTTGCAGTTGTCGAGGGGTCGGCTCCGCCCCCGGACGCGGCTCTACGACGCCGACCAGAGGAGGACCGTACTGGTGAAGAAAGTACCGGAAAAACGGCTGTGCGAGAAGAACCGGCGTGTCGCGAATCGGCTGTAGGATGGTCCGCAGTCGTGCATCAAGGGTGGTGAGGGCTGTGGCAAACGAGTCGGCGTTTGCCTGATAGGTCGAGCAGCCCTCCGCATCGATCGCGCAGAGCGTGTCGGCCAGTACCGGGAGCAACGATATCACAACCTGCGGATCCGTCCAAAAGTGGGGATCGACGGTCTCTGTGTCTTCGAACGCCCGCTGCGCAGTGGGGGGCACGAGATCGAGCAGGGCCAGACGACGTGTCGATAAATCAGCGGCCCAGCCGTCAAGCTGCTCGGCCCCATAGACGAGTGCTCTCCCGTTTGCAACCGCCCGTACGTTGGACGGCGTCGGATCGTAGGTATGAGGAGAAGATCCAGGCGCCAGTAGCACGTCAACCGTCCCTCGCCCTTCCACGATCGGCGCGAGAATCATCTCGAATGGGGGAATGGTCGTCACGTACCGGGGCGGGCCTTCTGAGGGGGCCTCCGTTCCTCCACAGGCGGCAAGGAGCAGGAGACTCCCTCCGACCAGAACGCACGTCCGCAACGCACTCATTTCGAAAAATTAGATCTCATGGAAAAGATGGTTGTGCGTTCTCTTCAGGAGAATCGAGAAGAATGTTCAGATCCGTTCCGCCGCTCGGCAACGACCACTTCCGACGGTACACCCCACGCCCGCACCGTGCGGTGATGCTTCACTCCCCACCAGCGTTCATCAAGACATGCCCGCAGTGACAATGGACGGCAGCCGCCCACCCATTCGGGCCGAACCGCATGAACAGAGTCCCAGAGCGAAGAGACACACCGACCAATGAGAGTGTCCCCCGCCGTTAGCCCCGTAAGACAGAGACACCCCGTTGGCGCAATCAGACGATACGCTTCGGCTAGCACTGCCCGGATGTCGTCTCTCGACAACAGATCGAGCACGTACGTCGCTACCACCCGATCCTTCGCTCCTTCTACTCGCGGGACGTCGGGGCCGCCCTCCGTCAGAAAAACCGTGACGCGGTCTCCAAATGGCGCAAGCCGATCCTGAGCAATCTCGACCATCGTCGGACTCAGGTCGCTGGCCGTGTAGCGTGCCCCGGGCGAACAATGACTCCGGAGAAGCCGCTCGGCAAGCCGCCCGGTCCCACATCCGATCTCGAAGATTGACCGCGCATGCTCAAAATCGCCGCACGCGATCAACGCATCAAGGGCCGGATCCTCGTAGAACGCCTGAGTGTCTTGCCAGCGCCCAATCCGGTCGTACACTCTGCGTGCCTCGCCGGGGGAAAGAGTGTGCCGAGCCATTCCAGCGCAACGTTCAATTTCAGGGCAACCACGTACGCATGTGACCCGTGCTGCGTGAGCGAAATCGAGTCCACCGGATCACGATTGACCTCCGCAACTGGCCCTCATCGTGCTTGCACCGGCTCATCGCCCTGCGCCACAAGAGGATAATCGGCCTCTACGTCGCCCTCCGTCATCTTACGGAGACTCCGGCGCAACAGGCGCTTGCGAAAACTGCTCAGATAGTCGGTGAAAAGCACCCCCTCAAGATGATCGTACTCGTGCTGCACGACGCGAGCGAGAACACTCCCGGCGTCAATCTCCTGCTCGTTGAAGTCTCGATCGCGGTAGCGGACTCGCACGCGCTGGGGCCGGGTTACCGTCTCTCGCACCTCTGGAATGGACAAGCACCCCTCTTCCATGTCTACCTCTTGTTCTCCTTCCTCCACAATCTCCGGATTGATAAAAACCATTGGCTGAGGAGGCACCGGCTCATCGTCCTCCTCCATCTCCGCCGCCATCGGCGTGACGTCAATCACGAAGAGGCGCTCGTCCCGGCCCACCTGCGGAGCCGCCAGCCCGATCCCGGCGGCATTGTGCATGGTCTCAATCATGTTGTCGATGAGCTCTTGAAGCGCCTCCGTGTTCTCCTTCACCGGATCCGTCTCCTGACGAAGCGCATCGTGCCCGTAAAGGTGTATCGGCAGTACCATAGAGTCAGAGTGCAGTCCGAACGATCGAAGCAGTGCACGCACGACCCCCGCAAAAACACCGTTCATACTGAAGATCGTGCTATCAAGGTGCTAACGCACGGAACGAGGGGAGGTGCCAAAGTGGAAATGGCACGTCCTCAAACTTCCTGAATCTTCCCCGCTCCTGGTCTTTTCGGGCTCCGCGCCCCCTGATGCTACTTCCGTCCATAGTCGTCTTCCAGACGGATGATGTCGTCCTCAATGCAAAGACCGATCTGCGTCTCGATGAAAACGAGCGGCTCTTCTCCGTCATTCTCAATGCGGTGCACGTCCCCCACGTCGATGAAGCAGGTATCCCCCTTTGAAACTTCAATCTCCTCGTCATTTCGGGTAAAGATTCCCGCGCCCTGCACGACAACCCAGTGCTCCTTCCGGTGCTCGTGCTTTTGAAGAGAAAGGCGCTGCCCCGGATGGACAACAATACGCTTTACGCGATACCCAGGCTCATTCAGGTACTCTTCCCATCGCCCCCAGGGACGATTGTCGGCGTCAAGAAGCATGGTGTTCGGTCGGATGGTCAATCGGTAGTGAAAAGGGATTACAGCAAGGATAGCCCCCTGGGAGACAAGGCTCAACCCCCACCGGACTCGTTCTCGGTGAAATCATCCTGCCGCTGAGGCCTCCACCGGATCGGACGTTTCGAACGGGGGCTTAGCCGTTTCGATGGGGGTGCCCACAACCCGGTGGAGGGTGACGAGCACGCCAACCCCCACACTCAGAGACACCCACCACGGCAGCCCAAAACCGGTGGGCAACGTTCCGAGGAGAAGGGCCACGAGGCCCACACTCATCGCGTACGGCAACTGCGTCCGTACGTGATCGATGTGGTCACAGCCGCTGGCCATTGAGGATAG is part of the Salinibacter sp. 10B genome and encodes:
- a CDS encoding metal ABC transporter substrate-binding protein, coding for MSALRTCVLVGGSLLLLAACGGTEAPSEGPPRYVTTIPPFEMILAPIVEGRGTVDVLLAPGSSPHTYDPTPSNVRAVANGRALVYGAEQLDGWAADLSTRRLALLDLVPPTAQRAFEDTETVDPHFWTDPQVVISLLPVLADTLCAIDAEGCSTYQANADSFATALTTLDARLRTILQPIRDTPVLLAQPFFRYFLHQYGPPLVGVVEPRPGAEPTPRQLQAMVQVAETSGARGILTQQHLSARAAQAVAESATLPLVPLDPLGGTEGRETYAELMLYNARVLRDSLFQFAP
- a CDS encoding class I SAM-dependent methyltransferase gives rise to the protein MARHTLSPGEARRVYDRIGRWQDTQAFYEDPALDALIACGDFEHARSIFEIGCGTGRLAERLLRSHCSPGARYTASDLSPTMVEIAQDRLAPFGDRVTVFLTEGGPDVPRVEGAKDRVVATYVLDLLSRDDIRAVLAEAYRLIAPTGCLCLTGLTAGDTLIGRCVSSLWDSVHAVRPEWVGGCRPLSLRACLDERWWGVKHHRTVRAWGVPSEVVVAERRNGSEHSSRFS
- the def gene encoding peptide deformylase, with translation MVLPIHLYGHDALRQETDPVKENTEALQELIDNMIETMHNAAGIGLAAPQVGRDERLFVIDVTPMAAEMEEDDEPVPPQPMVFINPEIVEEGEQEVDMEEGCLSIPEVRETVTRPQRVRVRYRDRDFNEQEIDAGSVLARVVQHEYDHLEGVLFTDYLSSFRKRLLRRSLRKMTEGDVEADYPLVAQGDEPVQAR
- a CDS encoding phosphomannose isomerase type II C-terminal cupin domain; amino-acid sequence: MLLDADNRPWGRWEEYLNEPGYRVKRIVVHPGQRLSLQKHEHRKEHWVVVQGAGIFTRNDEEIEVSKGDTCFIDVGDVHRIENDGEEPLVFIETQIGLCIEDDIIRLEDDYGRK